The following is a genomic window from Atribacterota bacterium.
CGGAACATGACTTATAAAAATAAGTGTTGGCAAATAAATCTGTCCGGTGCAGGCAAGCTCCAGAATAGAGACTAAAAATCCGGTTACAGCAGCCATTATAACAAAATGTCTTGTTTTCACGTTTTTTCGTATTGTTGAGTGGATTAATTGTTTTATTTTAGGAGGCAGTTGTAAAGTGGCCTCTGAAGATTGACCGGTCTTTTTAAATTTAATATAATCCAACAGGCTGATTGTTCCTAATATAATACCTATACCTGCGGTGACGAAGCAGAATATTTTTCTTGCAAGAGGTAAAAAAGATAAGGTGGTTACTACTTTCAGTGCCCCTGTTCCAATAAGGAAATAAGTAAGAAATACTGCCAGTGTAAATATCCCCCCGACCCATAATAATTCTTTGCCCTGACGGTTTACCAGGGTCAAGTATGATATAAAAAATATGATAGTGGCAAAGGCACATGGGTTTATACCATCAATCAATCCGCTTACTGCTATAGCTCCGACACCGAATGATTGAAATCTTTCTACCAGACGGTCCTGAACTGAAGATTTGTCTTCCTGGACACGCTCCCAGGGAGGGGGAATTTCTTCATCTTTTATTTTCTCAATCGTGCCAATAATATTCTCATATGTGATTTCATCCCTTAGATAATAATCATCTCCAATATAAATAACCGGTACTAATAAACGGTCATATTCAGATACACCATACATTTCACCCAGCTGTTCGGCTATAGTAACACCTTCAGGTGAGGAAATATCAATCTTTTTTATCTCGATTTGGGGATACTCAAAAGAAATCTGATTGAGAAGTTGTTCTGCTCTTTCACAGTCATGACAGCCTGGCTCATAAAATTCAGCTACATATATTGATGGTATTTGTTGTTCTTCATTAACCTGACAAACTGCAGTAAAAGATATAGAGATTAAGAGAGTAACAACCAATACTAATGAAAGAAATAATGAAATATTTTGGGTAGTTTTCTGAGCCGGGTTTTTTATTTTCATTTTACAGAACCTCCTGAATATTAAAAAAGATTTTCCTGAACAAAATTCACTTGTGATTATATCTTATTTTTTTCTTACAATCAAGAAACAGGTAACGGGTTTAGAACTATAAATTATTAGAGATATCATATTATAAACCAAAAAAATTTTTCATTAAAAAATTTTATGTTATACTAATTAAGAAATAATCCTATTTTATAAATTGATTAATAAGTTTTTAATTCACTATTAACTATTTACGTCAGATATTGAAAGGAATAATTTGTGAAATTACCAGGTGTAAAAATAATAGATCGTTATATTATTACTCAAGTTATGAGCTTTTTTCTGGGTGTGGTAGCCCTTTTAACTATTCTGCTTATCATGGAAACAATGTTTGAATTAATGGAAATGCTTATCAATAAAAAAGTTCCCTTTTTTAATGTTCTGGAATTACTAATATATCGGCTTCCCGCTTTTCTTGTCTTAACTTTTCCAATTGCTTTATTAGGATCAAGTGAGCTGGCTATATCACAGATGTCAACAAATAATGAAATTGCCGCAATGCGTACCGGTGGAATAAGTTTTCGCCGTATAATGCAGCCTTTTTTAATTGCAGGAATTATTATAAGCATTTTATCTTTTTTAACCAATGACTATATCGTGCCGGAAGCTAATCATATATCTCAAAATATTATCAGAGAAATAGTCTTAAAGAAGGGGCCTCCCCAGATTCAGCGAAATGTATTTTTCAGGGATGCTGAAAACCGGTATTTCTATATAAACCGTCTTGACGAAGATACTATGATTATGCGGGAAATTATGGTTTACGAGATGACCAGGGAGAGATTCCCCAGGGTAATTACCGCTGTAGAGGGACAATGGGTTGAAGATACATGGGAATTAAAGAATGGAACAATCTATAATTATAATGAAAATGGGAAAATAACCTATGAAATGAGTTTCCAGGAAATGGAGATTAATGTAAAAGATGAATTGCAGAATTTCTTTAAAAATCAGCGGACCCCTCAAGAAATGACCAGCAGGGAATTGAAACAGCAAATACAAATATTATCTGATGCCGGTGTGGACACTAAAAATTTTGAAGTTGATTATCATGTAAAATTTTCCTATCCCCTTTCCGGATTAATATTTGCACTACTGGGAGTACCTTTGGGAACTCAAATGAAAAGGAGCACTAAGGCTACCGGTATTATTATCAGTATTGGATTGGTTTTTGTCTATTATGTTGTATATTCCCTCAGCCGTTCACTTGGGAGAGGTGGAATGATAGACCCTTTTATTGCCTCATGGCTGCCTAATGTACTTTTCCTTATTTTGGGTATTTTTCTGGTTTATCAGGCGGAAAAGACATAAAAGTGCTATCGGATATATAGTATGTAGTATCGAGTAAATGTTGAGTAAATGAATGTTTGCAAGGATGAATGATTGGAAGAATGCAACAATGGTAAAGAGAAAATCACACCAGAATAAATGATAGAAAGTTTTTAGATAAAAAAAGAAAGCGGGCAACAAAGTATAGAATTACAATGATTACCTCTTAATATTAATAAAGGGTAATCCTGTAATGACAAAAACCATATATAAGATTTAATGTTTACCATATAAAGGATATATAGGGATATTTTTAAAGTTTAAAGAATATAGGAAAAATAATTTAGCATTAATAAAAATTTTAATTTAATACAGGTATTATTAATATGGTTATGAAAAAGAAAGATAAAAATTTTCTAATATTTTTTTCTGCTGTATATCTGCTTTTCCTGACATCTTTTGTTTCTCCCTTTGCTTGTGTTGCTGATGCTCAGGATTTTTTTCTTGACGAAGACATCAGTGCTTATACCATCACCCGTTTTG
Proteins encoded in this region:
- a CDS encoding LptF/LptG family permease, with product MKLPGVKIIDRYIITQVMSFFLGVVALLTILLIMETMFELMEMLINKKVPFFNVLELLIYRLPAFLVLTFPIALLGSSELAISQMSTNNEIAAMRTGGISFRRIMQPFLIAGIIISILSFLTNDYIVPEANHISQNIIREIVLKKGPPQIQRNVFFRDAENRYFYINRLDEDTMIMREIMVYEMTRERFPRVITAVEGQWVEDTWELKNGTIYNYNENGKITYEMSFQEMEINVKDELQNFFKNQRTPQEMTSRELKQQIQILSDAGVDTKNFEVDYHVKFSYPLSGLIFALLGVPLGTQMKRSTKATGIIISIGLVFVYYVVYSLSRSLGRGGMIDPFIASWLPNVLFLILGIFLVYQAEKT